A genomic segment from Bubalus bubalis isolate 160015118507 breed Murrah chromosome 5, NDDB_SH_1, whole genome shotgun sequence encodes:
- the LOC102398028 gene encoding melanoma antigen preferentially expressed in tumors-like, which yields MSVPNPLRLLNLAGKSLLTDEALTISTLEHLPIELFPPLFMEAFCGRRRKTLKALVQAWPFVRLPLGGLMQTPHLGTLQAVLDGLDVLLTQKDQPRRCKLRVLDLRNTGQDFWRRWSGSSVHVSSSFSMALGAEDRLRTEQPLAPFEVFIELHLKERSVGGFLTYLMRWVEERKASIHLCCKKLRIISFSMDNVMKVLSMVQLDCIQELHVNCTWHLSTLAMFAPLLGQMSNLQRLLISHIHMPDPEEREEEHVVKITCQFLRLHCLRNLHLESPFYLEGCLDQMLRCLMTPLDNLEITHCLLTDSDLTHLSQSPNISHLRGLDLSGVTMTYSSSELLPALLEKIASTLQELYLEQCGIRDSHLEAILPALSHCIQLTSFSLCGNLLSMAIMEKLLQHTSGLPSLSQELYPVPQESFSSDRILQRGRLSQCQTELLEILKHLRHPRTIWISFTPCPHCGDNTFHRPEPIIYGGNSLA from the exons ATGAGTGTCCCGAACCCCCTGAGACTCCTGAACCTGGCAGGAAAGAGCCTACTAACTGATGAGGCCTTGACCATTTCTACTCTGGAGCATCTGCCCATCGAGCTCTTCCCCCCGCTCTTCATGGAAGCATTCTGTGGAAGACGCAGAAAGACCCTAAAGGCCTTGGTGCAAGCCTGGCCCTTTGTCCGCCTGCCTCTGGGCGGCCTGATGCAGACTCCTCATCTGGGAACCTTACAAGCAGTGCTGGATGGCCTTGATGTCCTGCTCACACAGAAGGATCAGCCCAG GAGGTGCAAACTGCGTGTGCTGGATTTAAGGAATACTGGCCAGGACTTCTGGAGAAGGTGGTCTGGATCCAGCGTCCATGTGTCCTCAAGCTTTTCAATGGCACTAGGGGCTGAGGACAGGTTGAGGACCGAGCAGCCCTTGGCTCCCTTCGAGGTGTTCATAGAACTTCACCTCAAGGAAAGGAGTGTGGGTGGATTCCTTACCTACCTTATGAGATGGGTGGAAGAGAGGAAAGCTTCCATACATCTATGTTGTAAGAAGCTGAggattatttcattttccatggATAATGTTATGAAGGTCCTGAGTATGGTGCAGCTGGACTGTATCCAGGAGTTACATGTGAATTGCACCTGGCATCTGTCTACCCTGGCCATGTTTGCTCCTCTCCTGGGCCAGATGAGCAATTTGCAGAGACTCCTCATCTCCCACATCCACATGCCTGATCCTGAGGAGCGGGAGGAAGAGCACGTTGTCAAAATTACTTGTCAGTTCCTGAGGCTGCACTGCCTCCGGAATCTGCATCTGGAATCTCCCTTCTACCTCGAAGGCTGCCTGGACCAGATGCTCAG GTGCCTGATGACCCCATTGGACAACCTTGAGATAACTCACTGCCTGCTTACAGATTCAGACCTGACCCATCTATCCCAGAGCCCGAATATCAGTCACCTAAGGGGCCTAGATCTGAGTGGGGTTACCATGACCTACTCTAGTTCTGAACTTCTCCCAGCTCTGCTGGAGAAAATTGCATCTACCCTCCAGGAACTGTACTTAGAGCAATGTGGGATCAGGGACTCCCACCTTGAAGCCATCCTGCCAGCCCTGAGCCACTGCATCCAGCTCACGTCCTTCAGTCTCTGTGGTAACCTCCTCTCCATGGCCATCATGGAGAAGCTGCTGCAACACACCTCTGGCCTGCCCAGTTTAAGTCAAGAGCTGTACCCTGTCCCTCAGGAAAGTTTCAGCTCTGACAGGATCCTCCAACGTGGGAGACTTTCCCAGTGTCAGACTGAACTGCTTGAGATTCTGAAGCACTTGAGACATCCCAGGACCATCTGGATTAGCTTCACACCCTGCCCACACTGTGGAGATAACACATTCCATCGTCCTGAGCCCATCATATACGGTGGTAACAGCCTTGCCTAG
- the LOC123333672 gene encoding PRAME family member 8-like, translating into MMSAYDPHRLVNLAAMSLVKDEALAISSLEYLPMELYPPLFMAAFSGRHSETLKAMVQAWPFARLPLGGLMQKPHQGTIQAVLDGLDVLLAQKVHPRRCKLRVLDLRNTGQDFWNMWSGDMDHVPSSSLMAPVAEDMSRTKHPLTPLVVYIELCLKTKTSIKFLTYLLRWVEQRKGSMHLCCKKIKIISRSKENIKKILSMVKLNCVQEVELSLTQKLSTLAKFASLLGKMRNVQRLLLSPIHGSVAEEQDHQALLQFTSQILRLQYLQDLRMEGPSFLEGRLNQMLRCLKTSLYNISITNCLLTESDLAHLSQCWNICQLKGLNLNGVTLTNFHPELLQVLLEKVASTLEELDLNLCGIMDSHLMAILPVLSSCSQLRVLSLCGNLISMTVLESLLRHTDRLSALSLELYPAPRESYSSLGILHQERLAQLKAELWEILTDLGRPRKIWVSPSPCPHCGDDMCDHLSPSA; encoded by the exons ATGATGAGTGCTTATGACCCACACAGACTTGTGAATTTGGCAGCAATGAGCCTAGTGAAAGATGAGGCCTTGGCCATCTCCTCTTTGGAGTATCTGCCCATGGAGCTCTACCCACCACTATTCAtggctgccttctctggaagaCACAGTGAGACCCTGAAGGCCATGGTGCAAGCCTGGCCCTTTGCCCGCCTGCCTCTAGGAGGCCTGATGCAGAAGCCTCACCAAGGAACCATACAAGCAGTGCTGGATGGTCTTGATGTCCTGTTGGCCCAGAAAGTTCACCCCAG GAGATGCAAACTGCGGGTGCTGGACTTGAGAAATACTGGCCAGGACTTCTGGAACATGTGGTCTGGAGACATGGACCATGTGCCCTCAAGCTCACTGATGGCACCAGTGGCTGAGGACATGTCAAGGACAAAGCACCCATTGACTCCCTTGGTGGTATACATAGAACTTTGTCTCAAGACAAAGACCTCGATCAAATTCCTCACCTACCTCCTCAGGTGGGTGGAGCAACGGAAAGGCTCCATGCACCTGTGCTGtaagaagataaaaattatttcaaggtccaaagaaaacattaagaaaattctCAGTATGGTGAAGCTGAACTGTGTACAAGAGGTAGAATTGAGTCTCACCCAGAAGCTGTCCACCCTGGCCAAGTTTGCTTCTCTCCTGGGCAAGATGAGAAATGTTCAGAGACTCCTTCTCTCCCCGATTCATGGGTCTGTTGCTGAGGAACAGGACCATCAGGCTCTTCTTCAATTTACCTCTCAGATCCTCAGGCTGCAGTACCTCCAGGATCTCCGTATGGAAGGTCCATCTTTCCTCGAAGGCCGCCTGAACCAGATGCTCAG atgCCTGAAGACCTCCTTGTACAACATCTCAATAACCAACTGCCTGCTTACAGAATCAGACTTGGCTCATCTGTCCCAGTGTTGGAACATCTGCCAGCTAAAGGGCCTGAATCTGAATGGTGTTACCTTGACCAACTTTCATCCTGAGCTCCTCCAAGTTCTGCTGGAGAAAGTTGCAAGCACTCTTGAAGAGCTGGACTTAAACCTGTGTGGGATCATGGACTCCCACCTCATGGCCATCCTTCCTGTCCTGAGCAGCTGCTCCCAGCTCAGGGTCCTCAGCTTGTGTGGAAACCTCATCTCCATGACTGTCCTGGAGAGTCTCCTGCGTCATACTGATAGGTTATCTGCTTTAAGTCTAGAGCTTTATCCTGCCCCTCGGGAGAGTTACAGCTCTCTGGGTATTCTTCACCAGGAGAGACTTGCCCAGCTAAAAGCTGAGCTTTGGGAGATCCTTACAGACTTAGGGCGTCCCAGGAAGATTTGGGTTAGCCCCAGCCCCTGTCCTCACTGTGGTGATGACATGTGTGATCACCTGAGTCCCAGTGCATAA